The genome window AGGTCGGCCACGGCCCGCTGCCCGGCGGGGATGGTGGCCGCCGAGGTCACGTCCTGCCCGCCGGCCAGATCCTCGTCCAGCGCGGTGCGGATCAGCCGGAGCAGGCCGTCCGGGTCGATGCCGAGCCCGGCGAGCTCGGCCGCCAGCGCCGCCGGCAGCCGGCCGGGCTCCGTCCGCGACCGGTGGGGCGTGTGCTGCATGACGAGTCCCTCCGCGGTGAGACGGATGTCGAGGTGGACGAGCCAGCGGTCGTCGTCGCGCTCCGGGTGGTCCTCGCGCCAGTGCGAGCCGCGGGTCTCCTTGCGCTCCGCGGCCGCCGCGACCAGCGCCGAGGCGACGGTGAGCAGGTTCGTCGCCTCCCAGGCCTCGGTGCACGGCTCGACCGCGATCGGGGTCCACCGCGCGTCGGTGAGGGCCCGGGCGACCTCGGCCAGGCTGCGGTCGCTGCGCAGCACGCCGGCCCCGCGGCTCATGTGGCCCTGGATCTTGAGCCGGACCCGCGGGTCGACCAGGCCGGCGGGCCGGTCGTCGGGCGCGGGCTCACCCGGGGTGAGGTCGCGCCCGGCGAGGTCGGCCGCGATCCGCTCGCCGAACACCAGCCCTTCGAGCAGCGAGTTGGAGGCGAGCCGGTTGGCCCCGTGCACCCCGGTGCACGCCACCTCGCCGCAGGCGTAGAGGTTCGGCACGCTGGTCCGGCCGTACAGGTCGGTGCGGACGCCGCCGCTGGCGTAGTGCGCGGCGGGCGCGACCGGGATGGGCTCGGTGACCGGGTCGATGCCGTGCGACCGGCAGACCTCGAGGATCGTGGGGAACCGGGCCCGCCACTTGGCCTCCCCGAAGTGGCGGGCGTCGAGGTAGACGTGGTCCGTCCCGGTCTCCCGCATCCGGCGCATGATCGCCTTGGCCACCACGTCGCGCGGCGCGAGCTCGGCGAGCTCGTGCACGCCCGGCATGAACCGCTCCCCCGAGGCGTCGATGAGCACCGCGCCCTCGCCGCGCACCGCCTCGGAGATCAGCGGCTGCTGGCCAGTCGCCCGCGGGCCGAGCCAGAGCACCGTGGGGTGGAACTGGACGAACTCCAGGTCCCGGACCACCGCGCCGGCGCGCAGCGCGAGCGCGATCCCGTCTCCGGTGGAGACCACGGGGTTCGTGGTGGCCGCGTACACCTGGCCCATGCCGCCGCTCGCGAGCACCACGGCACCGGCGCGCACCGCCCCGACGCCGTCCCGGGCGCCCTCGCCCATGACGTGCAGGGTCACCCCGCAGGCGGCGCCGCGCGCGTCGAGGAGCAGGTCGAGGGCGAGCGCGTGCTCGATCACCTCGATCCGGGGCTCCGCGCGGACCGCGGCGACGAGCGCCCGCTGGATCTCGGTGCCGGTGGCGTCCCCGCCGGCGTGCGCGATCCGGTCACGGCGATGGCCGCCCTCGCGGGTGAGCTGGAGCCGGCCCGACGGGTCCCGGTCGAACTCGGCCCCGCGGGCCATGAGCCGGCGCACCGCGCCGGGCCCCTCGGTCACCAGGACGCGCACCGCCTCCTCGTCGCAGAGGCCGACCCCGGCGATCAGGGTGTCCCGCATGTGCTCGGCGGGGCTGTCGTCCGGGTCGAGGGCGGCGGCGATCCCGCCCTGGGCCCAGCGGGTGGACCCGGCGGACAGCACGTCCTTGGTGACCACGAGCACCCGCCCGCCGGGCCGCAGCTCGGTGAAGCGGAGCGCCACGGTCAGTCCGGCGATCCCCGACCCGACGACGACCACGTCGGCGTCGGCCGTCCAGCCCGGCTCGGGCGCGAGCAGCCGTCTGGGGATGGCGGCGGGGCTCATGGGCTCGTCTCCTCGTACCGCGACCTGATTTCGTCATGGTGACGATAACTTTCGTCACCATGACGATAACGCGGCGGGCCGGTCACCGGCTCACCCGGTGGTGACATCCCCGCGGAGCTCCCCGCCGCCGGGGACGGGCTCGGCCGGGTCGCCGCCCAGCGCGACGATGCGGTTGGCGCGGTCGACGTGCACGATCCGCGGCCGGAAGTCGCGCGCCTCGGCCTCGTCCATCTGGCCGTAGGTCAGGATGATCACCAGGTCGCCCGGGTGGATGAGCCGCGCGGCCGCGCCGTTGACCCCGATCACCCCCGAGCCGCGCTCCCCGGGGATCGCGTAGGTCACCAGCCGGGCGCCGTTGTCGATGTCCACCACGTGGACCTGCTCCCCGGCGAGGATGCCGGCGGCGTCCATCAGGTCCTCGTCGATCGTCAGCGATCCCACGTAGTGCAGGTCGGCCTGGGTGACGACGGCACGGTGGATCTTGGCCGTGAGCATCGTCCTGAGCATGAAGTCCTCGCCTTCCCTGGTCGCGCCGATCCCGTACGGGCGTGCGCGCCGGCACTGTCCCGGCCCTCAGGGTATCGGCCGCGGCCGGGTCACGGCCCGGTGAGCGTGAGCACCACGTTGTCGATGAGCCGGGTGGTCCCTACGCGGGCGGCGACGGCGAGCACGGCCTCGCCCCGGTGCTCCTCGGAGACCTCGGTGAACGTGGCGGGGTCGACGAGCACGAGGTAGTCGAGGACGAGCGGCGGATCGGCCTGGGCCGCCTCGTCGAGCACGGCGCGGGCCGCGCCGAGGATCTCCTTGGGCGTGCGGTGCCGCGCCCCGGCGAAGAGCGCGCGGGAGAGGGCGAGCGCGGTGGTCCGCTCCTCCGGGGAGAGGTAGCGGTTGCGGCTGGAGAGGGCGAGCCCGTCGGGCTCGCGCACCGTCGGCCCGGCGACGATCTCGATCCCGACGTCGAGGTCCGCGACCATGCGGCGGATCAGCGCGAGCTGCTGGGCGTCCTTCTGGCCGAACACGGCGATGTCCGGCCGGACCAGGTTGAAGAGCTTCAGCACGACCGTGAGCACGCCGTCGAAGTGGCCGGGCCGGAACTCCCCCTCGACGATCGAGCCCATCCGCCCCGCGGACACCGAGACCTGCCGGCCCGGCGGGTACATCTCCTCGACGCTCGGCGCGAACACGATGCTCACGCCCTCGGCGGCGCAGACCTCGAGGTCCGCGTCGAACGTGCGCGGGTAGCGGTCGTAGTCCTCGTTCGGGCCGAACTGCAGCGGGTTGACGAAGATGCTCACGGCCACGTGCTCGGCGCGCTCCCTGGCGATCCGCATCAGCGACCGGTGGCCTTCGTGCAGCGCCCCCATGGTCGGCACCAGGGCCAGCGACCGGCGCCCGGCGGCGCCTGCCCCGCCGGCGGTGAGGCCGAGCCGGGCCCGGGCCTCGGCGAGCTCGTCCCGGGTGCGGGCGACGATCACATCCATATGTTGCCTCCCAGCGCGTCCAGAAGCCGCTCGGCCGCCTCCGGCTTGAGCAACCCGGCGGCGAGCGCCCGATCCGCGGTGAGCCTAGCGAGGGCCACGTAGGCCTCGGCCGCCTCGGGGGCCGCGGAGATCAGCGCCTGGACGTGCTTGCGGACCGTGCCGGCGTCGCCCCGCACGACCGGCCCGGTGAGCCCGTTGATGCCGAGGCGGAGCGCGTTGTCGAGGGCGGCGTTGAGCAGCGGGCCGAGCATCCGCCCCGGATCCTCGACGCCGATCCCCGCCAGCAGCTGCTCGGACTCCGCGACCAGCGTCACCAGGTGGTTCGCCGCGTTCGCCAGCGCGGTGTGGTAGAGCACCCGGTCCTGCTCGGCGATCCAGACCGGCTCGCCGCCCATCTCGATCACCAGGGCCTCGGCGATGGGGCGCAGCGCGTCGGGCGCGGTCACCCCGAACGGGCACCCGTCGAGCTTGGTCAGGTCGTCGTCCCGGCCGGTGAACGTCATCACCGGGTGGAGCGCGAGCGGGAGCGCCCCCGCCCGGGTGGCCGGGTCGAGGACGGCGAGGCCGTACGCGCCGCTCGCGTGGACGAAGATCTTGCCGCGCACCTCGGTGCCGGTGGCGACGAGCCCGGCGACCAGCCCGGGGAGGGCGTCGTCGGGCACCGTGCAGAGCACGAGCTCGGACCGTTGGACCACCTCCTCCGGCCGGCTCGGCTCCACGCCGAGGCGCTCGAGCGCCCGGCGCCGGGACTCCTCGGAGACCCCGCTCGCCGCCACCAGCCGGTGCCCGGCCGCCTTGAGCGCCGCCCCCAGGACGGAGCCCACCCGGCCCGCGCCGATCACGCCCACGGCGAGCCGTGCCGGGCGATCGCATGTGTCCATCGCGCCTCCCTCGGATCAGCGTAGCCCCGGCCGGGCCGCTCCTCCCGGGGTCCGGCGCGCCCGCCCGTCCCTCCGCCGGTACCGTGAACGGACGTGTGGCTCACCTGGCGCGCCGCGATGGAGCGGGCGCTCTACGGCCCCGGCGGCTTCTACCTGCGGGAACGCCCGGCGCGGCACTTCCGCACCTCGGTGGGGGCGTCCCCGGCGTTCGCGGACGCGGTGATCCGCCTCGCCGAACGGGTGGACGAGGAGCTCGGGCACCCGGACGCCTTCGACCTGGTGGACGTCGGCAGCGGCGACGGCAAGCTGCCCGCTCTCGTGCTCCGCGGCGCGCCGCCCCGGCTCGCCGCGCGCCTGCGGATCACCGCGGTCGACCTCGCGCCCCGGCCCGCCGGCCTCGACCCCCGGATCACCTGGGCGGCCGAGCTCCCCGGCCGGATCACCGGGCTCGTGATCGCGAACGAGTGGCTCGACAACGTCCCGGTCGACGTGGTCGAGCAGACCGCCTCCGGGCCGCGCCTGGTGCTGGTCGACCCGGAGACCGGCGAGGAACGGCTCGGCCCGCCCCCGAGCCCGGAGGACCTCGCCTGGCTGGCGCGCTGGTGGCCCCTGGAGGAGCCCGGGCACCGCGCCGAGGTCGGGCGGCCGCGCGACGAGGCCTGGGCCTCGGTGATCGTACGGCTGTCGCGCGGCACCGCGGTCGCGATCGACTACGCGCACCGGGCGGGGGACCGGCCGCCCTTCGGCACCCTCGCCGGCCACCGCGGCGGCGCCCCGGTCCCGCCGGTCCCCGACGGGTCGTGCGACATCACCGCCCACGTGGCGCTCGACGCCTGCGCGGCCGCGGGCGAGCGCGCG of Thermobispora bispora DSM 43833 contains these proteins:
- a CDS encoding L-aspartate oxidase, with translation MSPAAIPRRLLAPEPGWTADADVVVVGSGIAGLTVALRFTELRPGGRVLVVTKDVLSAGSTRWAQGGIAAALDPDDSPAEHMRDTLIAGVGLCDEEAVRVLVTEGPGAVRRLMARGAEFDRDPSGRLQLTREGGHRRDRIAHAGGDATGTEIQRALVAAVRAEPRIEVIEHALALDLLLDARGAACGVTLHVMGEGARDGVGAVRAGAVVLASGGMGQVYAATTNPVVSTGDGIALALRAGAVVRDLEFVQFHPTVLWLGPRATGQQPLISEAVRGEGAVLIDASGERFMPGVHELAELAPRDVVAKAIMRRMRETGTDHVYLDARHFGEAKWRARFPTILEVCRSHGIDPVTEPIPVAPAAHYASGGVRTDLYGRTSVPNLYACGEVACTGVHGANRLASNSLLEGLVFGERIAADLAGRDLTPGEPAPDDRPAGLVDPRVRLKIQGHMSRGAGVLRSDRSLAEVARALTDARWTPIAVEPCTEAWEATNLLTVASALVAAAAERKETRGSHWREDHPERDDDRWLVHLDIRLTAEGLVMQHTPHRSRTEPGRLPAALAAELAGLGIDPDGLLRLIRTALDEDLAGGQDVTSAATIPAGQRAVADLVARKEGVIAGLPVTEAVFRQAGPEIEVERHAKDGEPARPGDVLMTVRGPTATLLTLERTALNFLTHLSGVATLTRRWVDAVAGTKARIRDSRKTLPGLRALEKYAVRCGGGVNHRMGLHDAALIKDNHIVAAGGVAEAFRAVREAFPGLPIEVEVDSLDQIEPALAAGAEEILLDNFSVERLAEAVRLVRGRARLEASGGLTLESARAVAETGVDYLAVGALTHSAPALDIGMDLRGAAG
- the panD gene encoding aspartate 1-decarboxylase; this encodes MLRTMLTAKIHRAVVTQADLHYVGSLTIDEDLMDAAGILAGEQVHVVDIDNGARLVTYAIPGERGSGVIGVNGAAARLIHPGDLVIILTYGQMDEAEARDFRPRIVHVDRANRIVALGGDPAEPVPGGGELRGDVTTG
- the panC gene encoding pantoate--beta-alanine ligase, which gives rise to MDVIVARTRDELAEARARLGLTAGGAGAAGRRSLALVPTMGALHEGHRSLMRIARERAEHVAVSIFVNPLQFGPNEDYDRYPRTFDADLEVCAAEGVSIVFAPSVEEMYPPGRQVSVSAGRMGSIVEGEFRPGHFDGVLTVVLKLFNLVRPDIAVFGQKDAQQLALIRRMVADLDVGIEIVAGPTVREPDGLALSSRNRYLSPEERTTALALSRALFAGARHRTPKEILGAARAVLDEAAQADPPLVLDYLVLVDPATFTEVSEEHRGEAVLAVAARVGTTRLIDNVVLTLTGP
- a CDS encoding Rossmann-like and DUF2520 domain-containing protein, which translates into the protein MDTCDRPARLAVGVIGAGRVGSVLGAALKAAGHRLVAASGVSEESRRRALERLGVEPSRPEEVVQRSELVLCTVPDDALPGLVAGLVATGTEVRGKIFVHASGAYGLAVLDPATRAGALPLALHPVMTFTGRDDDLTKLDGCPFGVTAPDALRPIAEALVIEMGGEPVWIAEQDRVLYHTALANAANHLVTLVAESEQLLAGIGVEDPGRMLGPLLNAALDNALRLGINGLTGPVVRGDAGTVRKHVQALISAAPEAAEAYVALARLTADRALAAGLLKPEAAERLLDALGGNIWM
- a CDS encoding SAM-dependent methyltransferase; translation: MWLTWRAAMERALYGPGGFYLRERPARHFRTSVGASPAFADAVIRLAERVDEELGHPDAFDLVDVGSGDGKLPALVLRGAPPRLAARLRITAVDLAPRPAGLDPRITWAAELPGRITGLVIANEWLDNVPVDVVEQTASGPRLVLVDPETGEERLGPPPSPEDLAWLARWWPLEEPGHRAEVGRPRDEAWASVIVRLSRGTAVAIDYAHRAGDRPPFGTLAGHRGGAPVPPVPDGSCDITAHVALDACAAAGERAGATATRLTTQREALRALGLRGARPPLELARRDPRGYVRALGRATEEAELLDPGGLGGFTWLTQSRGLRPAPRGRGSVEV